A single genomic interval of Musa acuminata AAA Group cultivar baxijiao chromosome BXJ3-4, Cavendish_Baxijiao_AAA, whole genome shotgun sequence harbors:
- the LOC135637132 gene encoding large ribosomal subunit protein uL11-like → MRSCTASGENPNSKRPPSGAAKMPPKFDPSQVVDVYVRVTGGEVGAASSLAPKIGPLGLSPKKIGEDIAKETAKDWKGLRVTVKLTVQNRQAKVTVVPSAAALVIKALKEPERDRKKTKNIKHNGNISLDDVVEIARVMQPRSMAKDLSGTVKEILGTCVSVGCTVDGKDPKDLQQEISDGDVEVPLE, encoded by the coding sequence ATGCGCTCATGCACCGCGTCAGGAGAAAACCCTAATTCTAAACGCCCGCCATCCGGCGCCGCCAAGATGCCGCCCAAGTTCGATCCGAGCCAGGTCGTCGACGTCTACGTTCGCGTGACCGGCGGCGAGGTGGGCGCTGCCAGCTCGCTCGCGCCAAAGATCGGGCCTCTAGGGCTCTCCCCGAAGAAAATCGGCGAGGACATCGCCAAGGAGACGGCCAAGGATTGGAAGGGCCTCCGTGTCACCGTCAAGCTCACCGTGCAGAACCGGCAGGCCAAGGTCACCGTCGTCCCCTCCGCTGCCGCCCTCGTCATCAAGGCCCTCAAGGAGCCCGAGCGCGACCGCAAGAAGACCAAGAACATCAAGCACAACGGCAACATCTCCCTCGACGACGTCGTCGAGATCGCCAGGGTCATGCAGCCTAGGTCCATGGCCAAGGACCTCTCCGGCACCGTCAAGGAGATCCTCGGCACCTGCGTCTCCGTCGGCTGCACCGTCGACGGGAAGGACCCCAAGGACCTCCAGCAGGAAATCTCCGACGGCGACGTCGAGGTGCCGCTCGAGTGA
- the LOC103981027 gene encoding probable serine/threonine-protein kinase PBL17 encodes MGNCVSLRGPLPVSGEETFANGTSDAARQPPIRDAIDLQEIAGYSNLHTFTYGELRLATDNFRPDKILGQGGFGLVYKGAIDDNVRPGLEYTLVAVKELNPRGFQGHKEWLAEVNYLGLLSHPNLVKLIGYCCEDEHRLLVYEYMAYGSLEKHLFRRSCATLPWLTRMKIALDTAKGLAFLHGAERPIIYRDFKASNILIDAEYNGKLSDFGLAKEGPMGEQTHVSTRVMGTYGYTAPEYILTGHLTSKSDVYGFGVVLLEMLIGRKAMDPSKRSRQHDLVKWARPLLVRSRKLLKIIDPRLEGQYSNKDVERVARLAYDCLNQNPKMRPVMSEVVDVLQAMLRKEETILPHSPEAAMAPPEVGSAVGEQREAVGHRKGDVALPQVGQEDVDGSAVEEEKGEAVGHGKSEVGNEDVGGFGVEEQSEAVGKETVNGAAVEEQGEAVGQLKGNDDGHQHHEDYSGPQAENRNELNGSLHKFSQEIQVIYC; translated from the exons ATGGGGAACTGCGTTTCGTTGAGAGGCCCCCTTCCGGTGTCAG GGGAAGAGACGTTCGCAAATGGCACCAGCGATGCTGCGAGGCAGCCTCCGATACGAGATGCTATAGACCTTCAAGAGATCGCCGGCTATAGCAATCTCCACACGTTTACATATGGTGAATTGAGGCTGGCTACTGATAACTTCCGTCCAGATAAAATACTTGGTCAGGGAGGGTTTGGCCTCGTCTATAAAGGTGCTATAGATGACAATGTCAGACCTGGTCTTGAGTACACTCTAGTTGCTGTTAAAGAGCTTAATCCACGGGGATTCCAAGGGCACAAGGAATGGCTG GCAGAGGTGAACTATCTGGGGCTGTTGAGCCATCCAAACCTTGTGAAGCTTATTGGCTACTGCTGTGAGGATGAACATAGGTTGCTAGTTTACGAGTACATGGCCTATGGGAGCCTAGAAAAGCACCTTTTCAGAA GGTCATGTGCTACCTTGCCATGGTTGACTCGGATGAAGATTGCTCTGGATACTGCAAAAGGGCTTGCTTTTCTTCATGGAGCTGAAAGACCCATCATCTATCGTGATTTTAAGGCATCAAACATCCTGATTGATGCG GAGTATAATGGAAAGCTATCAGACTTCGGCCTCGCAAAGGAAGGGCCCATGGGAGAGCAAACACATGTTTCCACCAGGGTCATGGGTACTTATGGTTATACAGCTCCGGAGTATATATTGACTG GCCATCTGACTTCGAAAAGTGATGTTTATGGCTTCGGAGTTGTGCTGCTGGAGATGCTCATCGGCCGAAAGGCGATGGACCCCAGCAAGCGAAGCCGACAACACGATCTAGTCAAGTGGGCCCGTCCGCTGCTTGTCCGCAGCAGGAAGTTGCTAAAGATCATTGACCCGAGACTGGAAGGTCAGTACTCAAACAAGGATGTGGAGAGGGTGGCCAGATTGGCATACGATTGCCTGAACCAGAACCCCAAGATGAGGCCTGTCATGAGCGAGGTGGTCGACGTCCTCCAAGCCATGCTCAGGAAGGAAGAAACCATCCTGCCTCACAGCCCTGAAGCTGCTATGGCCCCTCCTGAGGTTGGCTCTGCAGTGGGGGAGCAAAgagaagctgttggacatagaaAAGGTGATGTGGCCCTTCCTCAGGTTGGCCAGGAAGATGTGGATGGCTCTGCAGTTGAAGAGGAGAAAGGAGAAGCTGTTGGACATGGAAAAAGCGAGGTTGGCAACGAAGATGTGGGTGGCTTTGGAGTGGAAGAGCAAAGCGAAGCTGTTGGCAAGGAAACTGTGAATGGCGCTGCAGTGGAAGAGCAAGGAGAAGCTGTCGGACAACTTAAAGGCAATGATGATGGGCACCAACATCATGAAGATTACAGCGGCCCCCAGGCAGAGAACCGAAATGAACTCAATGGTTCACTGCATAAATTTTCCCAAGAGATCCAAGTCATCTATTGTTGA
- the LOC103981028 gene encoding uncharacterized protein LOC103981028 produces MDRLRILASNSAGTLLALDELWPESAGGGWATVVVMLLVSWKLLRLFFYCRRPVAISGAYFRGSSSARVSNLITDADLRDLMISLEGKPKRNERWEDLIDKTSNLVSYKAKFFRPKDGPLKFYSVTTFEKCSAELLRDFYMDNQYRRKWDNIVIHHEQLQVDENSGTEIGRCIKKFPLLTPKEYILAWRVWEGKDKTFYCFTKDCEHPMPVRQNKYVRVGFLRSGWRIRKVPCRDACEMTLVHQEDAGINIEMVKLGFAKGVWSYVSKMNNALREYSSCSPIHLTPVSTLHRLIKKIPPELEANAETSEEEVPKRSSSVSSRRSRANISQKKPSRSPKRWILTNGLLLLGGIICLSRGRRSTTIGTQLAVPCILKKLMKHGTESS; encoded by the exons ATGGACAGACTCCGAATCCTTGCTTCGAATTCGGCGGGAACATTGCTCGCTTTGGACGAACTCTGGCCGGAAAGCGCCGGCGGCGGCTGGGCGACGGTGGTGGTGATGCTCCTCGTGTCGTGGAAGCTCCTGCGGCTCTTCTTCTACTGCCGCCGTCCCGTGGCGATCTCCGGAGCGTATTTTAGAGGAAGTTCTTCCGCAAG GGTATCCAACCTCATCACCGATGCTGATCTGAGAGACTTGATGATTAGTTTGGAGGGGAAACCCAAACGGAACGAGAGATGGGAAGATCTGATTGATAAAACCAGTAATCTTGTGTCCTATAAAGCAAAGTTCTTCCGTCCAAAA GATGGCCCATTGAAGTTCTACAGTGTTACAACATTCGAGAAATGTTCTGCAGAGCTATTAAGAGATTTCTACATGGACAATCAGTACAGAAGAAAGTGGGACAACATTGTGATTCACCACGAGCAGCTGCAGGTAGATGAAAATAGTGGGACAGAAATTGGACGTTGTATTAAAAAGTTCCCTCTCCTGACACCAAAAGAATATATATTGGCATGGCGCGTGTGGGAAGGAAAAGACAAAACCTTTTATTGCTTTACCAAG GATTGTGAGCATCCTATGCCTGTAAGGCAAAATAAATATGTTCGTGTTGGTTTTTTAAGATCAGGTTGGCGCATAAGAAAAG TTCCCTGTAGGGATGCATGTGAGATGACATTGGTTCATCAGGAAGATGCCGGCATCAATATTGAGATGGTAAAACTGGGATTTGCCAAGGGAGTATGGAGCTATGTGTCTAAGATGAACAATGCACTGCGTGAATATTCCTCCTGCAGTCCAATTCACTTGACACCAGTCTCTACTCTTCATCGACTTATCAAAAAG ATCCCACCGGAGTTGGAGGCAAATGCTGAGACAAGCGAGGAAGAAGTTCCAAAGAGATCAAGCAGTGTCTCCAGCAGACGCAGTAGAGCGAACATATCACAGAAGAAGCCATCGAGGTCTCCCAAGAGGTGGATTCTAACAAATGGGCTTCTGCTTCTCGGTGGCATCATTTGCCTCTCGCGAGGCCGCCGCTCCACCACCATCGGCACTCAGCTGGCCGTGCCATGCATTCTTAAGAAGCTTATGAAGCATGGAACAGAATCAAGCTAA
- the LOC135637065 gene encoding uncharacterized protein LOC135637065 isoform X2, with protein MAERNPRDTPAGTAAATARAEANVFSSEPRSFKMDRRSPEASALRDAVSGKLLEFLGSYSDDVLTEYIIVLVCNGKHQNQARDDLEAFLGNESEKFVAWLWDYLSDQINVSKPQLDSLDIKTKSMGSICDPSSYDRNFSSTNEIEDSERCKDWCPSYSPSVDVHTDVPQEQACADYDKIAESNSSALPCQPLHVPETEQVAKNSQPIIREDIKPKYLSIRSDVQRRFSANNVVVEEAQIARPRGNVWDRLGKPCKDDESILGVEKHHIVKREKINNNVEELQDPRPMLVKPYARLISDETEKVSVLDKGHGKIISNNHPGGYDIKEHATQGSFDQLVRSKRKRHYNGTTCGNTTASLSGSEENFLQDKDTFHRTKGSLPVKHQCFPRSNELATNAKRTTGMFPEPELSSMRSLSEHKAPAEKVVQSLLKENTSSTTAMQDAVPSGSSAYKSKSIKYASENSGTRPVQNEMLDLKLKLHQVEKDMHMLRSKQANLNNSKPVPPSGLQNSVKEDAESRTVFVTNVHFAASREALLSHFMKCGSIAKVTMLIDTTTGQPKGEAYIVFANKWSVDKAISLSGTSFFSRTLTVMPKADMSPGSLTQTPPSMKLPQPPQPRYPELFKKVPVQRHYTKSHLQWRRDESATNTSVPVPTNKLESSSAAK; from the exons ATGGCGGAGCGAAACCCTCGCGATACCCCGGCCGGGACTGCGGCCGCGACCGCGAGGGCGGAGGCGAACGTATTCTCGTCCGAACCGAGATCGTTCAAGATGGATCGTAGGTCTCCGGAGGCGTCCGCGCTCCGGGACGCCGTGTCCGGGAAGCTCCTTGAGTTCCTCGGTAGCTACTCCGATGATGTCCTCACG GAGTACATCATAGTTCTTGTTTGCAATGGGAAGCATCAGAATCAAGCACGAGATGACCTGGAGGCATTTCTTGGCAATGAGAGTGAAAAGTTTGTAGCATG GCTTTGGGATTATCTATCTGATCAAATAAATGTTTCAAAGCCGCAACTcgactctttggacataaaaaccAAG TCTATGGGCAGTATTTGTGATCCATCAAGCTACGACAGAAACTTCAGTTCCACAAACGAAATTGAAGATTCAGAGAGGTGTAAAGATTGGTGTCCCAGTTATAGCCCTTCTGTTGATGTGCATACAGATGTACCACAGGAACAAGCATGTGCAGATTATGACAAG ATAGCTGAAAGCAATTCAAGTGCATTGCCTTGTCAACCTTTGCATGTGCCAGAGACAGAACAAGTTGCGAAGAATTCACAACCAATTATTAGGG AGGATATTAAACCTAAATATCTATCCATTAGAAGTGATGTTCAAAGGAGGTTTTCTGCAAATAATGTGGTTGTTGAAGAGGCTCAAATTGCTCGGCCTCGTGGTAACGTTTGGGATAGGCTAGGCAAACCATGCAAAGACGATGAGTCTATATTGGGAGTGGAAAAACATCATATcgtcaaaagagaaaaaataaacaATAATGTAGAAGAACTTCAAGATCCAAGGCCAATGTTGGTTAAGCCATATGCAAGACTAATCAGTGACGAGACCGAAAAGGTTTCTGTACTTGATAAAGGTCATGGAAAAATAATATCCAACAATCATCCAGGGGGATATGATATAAAGGAGCATGCTACCCAGGGCTCATTTGATCAATTGGTTAGATCAAAAAGGAAGAGACATTATAATGGTACTACATGTGGCAACACTACAGCATCTCTTTCTGGCAGCGAGGAAAATTTTCTGCAAGATAAAGACACATTTCACAGGACAAAAGGGTCCTTGCCTGTTAAACATCAATGTTTCCCTAGGTCAAATGAGTTAGCAACTAATGCAAAAAGGACTACCGGAATGTTTCCAGAACCGGAACTCTCTTCAATGAGATCTTTGAGTGAGCATAAAGCACCTGCTGAGAAAGTAGTTCAATCTCTGTTGAAGGAGAACACTTCATCAACAACTGCAATGCAGGATGCAGTTCCAAGTGGTAGTTCAGCATATAAATCCAAGTCCATTAAATATGCAAGTGAAAACAGTGGAACTAGGCCCGTGCAAAAT GAAATGCTTGATTTAAAATTAAAACTACATCAAGTAGAGAAGGATATGCATATGCTCCGTTCAAAGCAGGCAAATTTGAATAACTCAAAACCTGTTCCACCATCAG GACTGCAGAACAGCGTGAAGGAAGATGCTGAATCAAGGACCGTTTTTGTCACAAAT GTACATTTTGCAGCATCAAGAGAAGcattattatcacattttatgaagtGTGGATCAATTGCTAAAGTGACTATGCTAATTGACACGACAACTGGTCAACCAAAAGG GGAAGCATATATCGTCTTTGCCAACAAATGGTCAGTTGATAAGGCAATATCATTGAGTGGGACCTCATTCTTTTCTCGGACACTGACG GTAATGCCAAAGGCAGATATGTCTCCAGGATCGTTGACACAGACTCCGCCCTCTATGAAGCTTCCACAGCCACCACAGCCACGGTATCCTGAATTGTTCAAGAAGGTTCCTGTCCAAAGACATTACACGAAATCTCACCTCCAATGGCGACGGGATGAGTCAGCAACCAACACCTCTGTTCCCGTCCCTACAAACAAGTTGGAATCCTCTAGTGCTGCAAAGTAG
- the LOC135637065 gene encoding uncharacterized protein LOC135637065 isoform X1, whose translation MAERNPRDTPAGTAAATARAEANVFSSEPRSFKMDRRSPEASALRDAVSGKLLEFLGSYSDDVLTEYIIVLVCNGKHQNQARDDLEAFLGNESEKFVAWLWDYLSDQINVSKPQLDSLDIKTKSMGSICDPSSYDRNFSSTNEIEDSERCKDWCPSYSPSVDVHTDVPQEQACADYDKVGLTNKNQSGLKLNMKASLMFSPKTFSGGEQHIQGESQQQKIAESNSSALPCQPLHVPETEQVAKNSQPIIREDIKPKYLSIRSDVQRRFSANNVVVEEAQIARPRGNVWDRLGKPCKDDESILGVEKHHIVKREKINNNVEELQDPRPMLVKPYARLISDETEKVSVLDKGHGKIISNNHPGGYDIKEHATQGSFDQLVRSKRKRHYNGTTCGNTTASLSGSEENFLQDKDTFHRTKGSLPVKHQCFPRSNELATNAKRTTGMFPEPELSSMRSLSEHKAPAEKVVQSLLKENTSSTTAMQDAVPSGSSAYKSKSIKYASENSGTRPVQNEMLDLKLKLHQVEKDMHMLRSKQANLNNSKPVPPSGLQNSVKEDAESRTVFVTNVHFAASREALLSHFMKCGSIAKVTMLIDTTTGQPKGEAYIVFANKWSVDKAISLSGTSFFSRTLTVMPKADMSPGSLTQTPPSMKLPQPPQPRYPELFKKVPVQRHYTKSHLQWRRDESATNTSVPVPTNKLESSSAAK comes from the exons ATGGCGGAGCGAAACCCTCGCGATACCCCGGCCGGGACTGCGGCCGCGACCGCGAGGGCGGAGGCGAACGTATTCTCGTCCGAACCGAGATCGTTCAAGATGGATCGTAGGTCTCCGGAGGCGTCCGCGCTCCGGGACGCCGTGTCCGGGAAGCTCCTTGAGTTCCTCGGTAGCTACTCCGATGATGTCCTCACG GAGTACATCATAGTTCTTGTTTGCAATGGGAAGCATCAGAATCAAGCACGAGATGACCTGGAGGCATTTCTTGGCAATGAGAGTGAAAAGTTTGTAGCATG GCTTTGGGATTATCTATCTGATCAAATAAATGTTTCAAAGCCGCAACTcgactctttggacataaaaaccAAG TCTATGGGCAGTATTTGTGATCCATCAAGCTACGACAGAAACTTCAGTTCCACAAACGAAATTGAAGATTCAGAGAGGTGTAAAGATTGGTGTCCCAGTTATAGCCCTTCTGTTGATGTGCATACAGATGTACCACAGGAACAAGCATGTGCAGATTATGACAAGGTGGGTTTAACCAACAAAAATCAAAGTGGATTGAAATTAAATATGAAAGCTAGCTTGATGTTCTCTCCTAAAACTTTTTCTGGTGGTGAGCAACACATACAAGGTGAAAGTCAGCAGCAGAAG ATAGCTGAAAGCAATTCAAGTGCATTGCCTTGTCAACCTTTGCATGTGCCAGAGACAGAACAAGTTGCGAAGAATTCACAACCAATTATTAGGG AGGATATTAAACCTAAATATCTATCCATTAGAAGTGATGTTCAAAGGAGGTTTTCTGCAAATAATGTGGTTGTTGAAGAGGCTCAAATTGCTCGGCCTCGTGGTAACGTTTGGGATAGGCTAGGCAAACCATGCAAAGACGATGAGTCTATATTGGGAGTGGAAAAACATCATATcgtcaaaagagaaaaaataaacaATAATGTAGAAGAACTTCAAGATCCAAGGCCAATGTTGGTTAAGCCATATGCAAGACTAATCAGTGACGAGACCGAAAAGGTTTCTGTACTTGATAAAGGTCATGGAAAAATAATATCCAACAATCATCCAGGGGGATATGATATAAAGGAGCATGCTACCCAGGGCTCATTTGATCAATTGGTTAGATCAAAAAGGAAGAGACATTATAATGGTACTACATGTGGCAACACTACAGCATCTCTTTCTGGCAGCGAGGAAAATTTTCTGCAAGATAAAGACACATTTCACAGGACAAAAGGGTCCTTGCCTGTTAAACATCAATGTTTCCCTAGGTCAAATGAGTTAGCAACTAATGCAAAAAGGACTACCGGAATGTTTCCAGAACCGGAACTCTCTTCAATGAGATCTTTGAGTGAGCATAAAGCACCTGCTGAGAAAGTAGTTCAATCTCTGTTGAAGGAGAACACTTCATCAACAACTGCAATGCAGGATGCAGTTCCAAGTGGTAGTTCAGCATATAAATCCAAGTCCATTAAATATGCAAGTGAAAACAGTGGAACTAGGCCCGTGCAAAAT GAAATGCTTGATTTAAAATTAAAACTACATCAAGTAGAGAAGGATATGCATATGCTCCGTTCAAAGCAGGCAAATTTGAATAACTCAAAACCTGTTCCACCATCAG GACTGCAGAACAGCGTGAAGGAAGATGCTGAATCAAGGACCGTTTTTGTCACAAAT GTACATTTTGCAGCATCAAGAGAAGcattattatcacattttatgaagtGTGGATCAATTGCTAAAGTGACTATGCTAATTGACACGACAACTGGTCAACCAAAAGG GGAAGCATATATCGTCTTTGCCAACAAATGGTCAGTTGATAAGGCAATATCATTGAGTGGGACCTCATTCTTTTCTCGGACACTGACG GTAATGCCAAAGGCAGATATGTCTCCAGGATCGTTGACACAGACTCCGCCCTCTATGAAGCTTCCACAGCCACCACAGCCACGGTATCCTGAATTGTTCAAGAAGGTTCCTGTCCAAAGACATTACACGAAATCTCACCTCCAATGGCGACGGGATGAGTCAGCAACCAACACCTCTGTTCCCGTCCCTACAAACAAGTTGGAATCCTCTAGTGCTGCAAAGTAG
- the LOC135635340 gene encoding glucan endo-1,3-beta-glucosidase 6-like: MGWFSVGFRMICWLWFVVCVGGIGANWGTQTSHPIPPNTVVQMLKNNGFQKVKLFDADEGLLNALKKSGLEVMVGIPNDMLAVLAASTKAAQNWVSKNVSEYINDGVNIRYVAVGNEPFLQTYNGSFLQTTFPALQNVQGALTRAGLSSQVKVTIPLNADVYESSSGRPSDGDFRSDIRDLMLAIVKFLSDNAAPFTVNIYPFISLYSDPNFPVDYAFFEGNSSPVIDGTTSYTNMFDANHDTLIWALKKNGYGNLPVIVGEIGWPTDGDMNANPQYAQRFNQGFMNHILMGQGTPVRPGPIDAYLFSLIDEDEKSIQPGNFERHWGIFTYDGLPKYQLNLGTTKAGGLVRALNVQYLDKKWCVLKPSVNLDDSRIAPSVSYACANADCTSLGYNTSCGNLDAQGNISYAFNSFYQKNDQDAVACDFSNLATITEKDPTTGTCRFEIMIVADSGMSWNLPRVRDHRALLVLSVFLQVIWTLP, encoded by the exons ATGGGGTGGTTTTCAGTGGGTTTTAGGATGATTTGTTGGCTTTGGTTTGTGGTTTGTGTGGGTGGGATTGGAGCTAACTGGGGGACACAGACAAGCCACCCTATTCCACCAAACACAGTGGTTCAGATGCTCAAGAACAATGGCTTTCAGAAGGTGAAGTTGTTTGATGCCGATGAGGGGCTTTTGAATGCACTGAAAAAGAGTGGTTTGGAGGTGATGGTCGGCATCCCTAATGACATGCTTGCGGTGCTGGCCGCCAGTACGAAGGCAGCACAGAACTGGGTATCTAAGAATGTCTCGGAATACATCAATGATGGTGTGAACATCAG GTATGTTGCAGTTGGAAATGAACCTTTCTTGCAAACATACAACGGGAGCTTTCTGCAGACCACCTTTCCAGCCCTCCAAAATGTTCAAGGAGCTCTAACCAGAGCTGGTCTGAGCAGCCAGGTCAAAGTTACTATCCCTCTTAATGCCGATGTTTACGAGTCATCAAGTGGCCGACCATCTGATGGGGACTTCCGTTCTGACATCCGTGATCTCATGCTTGCTATTGTTAAGTTCCTCAGCGACAATGCTGCCCCCTTCACCGTCAACATTTACCCTTTCATCAGCCTCTACAGCGATCCAAACTTCCCAGTGGATTATGCTTTCTTTGAGGGAAATTCTTCCCCTGTCATTGATGGTACAACTAGTTACACCAATATGTTTGATGCAAACCATGATACTCTCATCTGGGCCCTGAAGAAAAATGGATACGGAAATCTCCCTGTCATTGTTGGAGAGATCGGCTGGCCAACAGATGGAGATATGAATGCAAACCCTCAGTATGCTCAACGATTCAATCAGGGATTCATGAACCACATCCTGATGGGGCAGGGCACGCCAGTGAGACCAGGACCAATAGACGCATACCTTTTCAGTTTGATCGACGAAGATGAAAAGAGCATCCAGCCAGGAAATTTTGAACGGCACTGGGGAATTTTCACTTATGATGGTTTACCAAAGTATCAACTGAATCTTGGGACGACGAAGGCCGGAGGATTGGTTCGAGCTCTGAATGTTCAATATCTTGACAAGAAATGGTGCGTCCTCAAGCCTTCAGTCAACCTTGATGATTCCAGGATCGCTCCAAGTGTAAGCTATGCCTGTGCCAATGCCGACTGCACCAGCCTGGGCTACAACACTTCATGTGGTAACTTGGATGCACAAGGCAACATTTCGTATGCATTCAATAGTTTCTACCAGAAGAACGATCAGGACGCTGTAGCTTGTGATTTTTCGAACTTGGCGACGATCACGGAGAAAGATCCAACTACAGGAACTTGCAGGTTTGAGATCATGATTGTGGCAGATTCTGGGATGTCATGGAATCTGCCGCGAGTGAGAGATCACAGAGCTCTTCTGGTGTTGTCTGTATTTCTTCAAGTGATTTGGACACTACCTTGA
- the LOC135637359 gene encoding protein TIFY 3-like produces MHSRMDILKAQSQPASGDRSEVDSEKKEAKEEESAVHLSLSGSAAATEVGIRNLPTPKPSPPATSQLIMFYGGAVNVYDAVPPEKAQAIMLIAAATAVVARTAANNTAAVAAIAKPPVVVGPAAATTAAAVPAAPVLTRTLSFLSSSAASNGAPTQPQLAPNPSSPLCKLQAELPIARRHSLQRFLEKRHDRVASKAPYASVKPSDAVDVASEGQPQLI; encoded by the exons ATGCATTCGCGTATGGATATCCTCAAGGCGCAGAGCCAACCGGCCTCCGGTGATCGATCCGAGGTCGATTCCGAGAAGAAGGaggcgaaggaggaggagagcGCAGTCCATCTCTCCCTCAGTggctccgccgccgccaccgagGTCGGCATCAG GAACTTGCCGACACCGAAGCCGAGCCCTCCGGCGACCTCGCAGCTCATTATGTTTTATGGCGGAGCTGTCAACGTCTACGATGCCGTCCCTCCGGAAAAG GCACAGGCCATCATGCTCATCGCTGCAGCCACGGCGGTGGTGGCGAGGACTGCCGCTAATAACACTGCTGCTGTGGCTGCTATCGCCAAGCCCCCCGTGGTAGTTGGTCCAGCtgctgccacaactgcagctgcgGTGCCGGCTGCACCAGTGCTCACGAGGACTCTGTCATTTCTCAGCTCTTCAGCTGCGTCGAATGGTGCACCGACGCAGCCCCAACTTGCTCCCAACCCTAGCAGTCCTCTCTGCAAGCTGCAAGCTG AGCTCCCAATTGCAAGGAGGCACTCACTTCAGCGCTTCTTGGAGAAACGTCATGACAG GGTGGCGAGCAAAGCACCCTATGCATCCGTCAAGCCGTCGGACGCTGTGGATGTGGCTTCTGAGGGACAGCCCCAACTCATTTGA